The nucleotide window GGAGACTTTTATACTTCCTAACAAAAACCCTAAAATAGGCTAAAAATGGTTTGGAATGATTTTCCACGTCAATTGATTTGTGTGAAGATGCATAACTGATGGAGTGCTTGTGCAGGATCTTATGTAGGATCAGGTCTGAGAAGGATGGTTGAAGATGGACTTGCATGGCCATGCATGACTCTCTGCACATTTCGGCAAACCTTAGAATTCTTCTGTGTCATTGCATAAGCAGTTGCATGGCCATGCAAGAAGCTATGCAACTTTTGACAGCTTTGAATAATTTTTTAGCTTTCTGCATAAGCAGTTGCATAAGTTGTGCAATAAGTTATGCAAGTTTCAACAACTCTGAAATTGCACTTCAAATTTGTGCGTAAGAAGCTACACAAGTTATGCAGGATCCTGTGAAACTTTTGAAGGAGTTGTAGCTATTTTCCTAATTCTCGCAAAAGTAGTTACACAGCTCATGCAAAAAGTTGTGCAACTCTCAGTAGGATTCAACAATTTCTTTATGTTCTAGATGTGGATTGCACAAGCTGTGCAACTTCTTGTGTAACTTTCAGTAGCCTTCAAATTTAGCaaattttaaacttcatttttGGCATCTTTGAGCTTGGAATTCATTCTTCAAAAATGTAATTGACCGCTAATTCTTCACAAAATACCATTTGGCCTACAAAACAAGaacaaattcacaaattaaactaaaattaacaaatatgaaaaaccaattaaataaccaatgaaattaactaaaattaatcaataaaaagGTAAATTGACTATGAAATCTAAACCTAATTATCTACATGATATGCAAGTATCAACCAACAACTATATCAAAGATGCTATAAGAGTTTGAGTTCACATGCAGAAGAGGTTTAGCTAAAAGGTATAGTTTTTATGATTACATTAAAAAAATGGATTAAGAAAATTTGTTAGCTTTGTATAGATAAATTAATGAAGCCAAAGAATGTACCTGGAGCTAAGTACCCAAATGTGCCAGCAAATGAGGTCCAATTTGACGAGTCTAGCATCAAGATCCTAGTGATACATTTGTATTATATAGGTGTTTTTAAGCATATTAGTAcaaaatttcatagcatttagataggtaattttATGCATAATCTCCAAATTCATTAACATTTGTAAATTTCATTACTCTGCactaaattctatgttttctgcataTTTTCAGATGTTTAGAGGAAGTTCCAAAGCATAGGAGTAAagaaggaagcttggaagaacTCAAAAAGAGAAGATTGTTGCTGATACaccttacacgggtcgtgtaaatatACCATAAACTCGTGTAACTTGCTGCCAGGAGAAAACCAAAGAAGTCAAAGAAGAAACAcagtacacaggccgtgtaacctCCAGATACCCGTGTAAGATTTTGCCTGGTAAATCTCGAAGAGTTCCTAGAAGAACAATAGTACATAGGCCGTGTAATTGGACCCATGTAACTAGCCAAGGCCTATGTAAACTTATGCCCCGACACAAGATGCAACCTTCAAGCTCCAGTGAGTTACAAAGCcctaggccgtgtagtgacacacgggccatgtatcaGCCGACAGTCAGTTTCCTAATTAGGGTTCCAACTCTAGTTTTTACAGAGAGAAAAGACTTTTAATGCTTTGAGAACTCTAAAAAAACCTAACCCTAAACATTTCatataaatagaagcagcagAAAACAGAGAAGGGATCGAAAAAATCTCCACATATGCATTTTCGTACATCTTCATCATTCTCTCCAAGCCGTCTTAAAGAACAGTGCATTAGCATCAAGGAGGAGTCCTTAGTcgaagttccacaagttcaaagCTACAGATTCTCTTCGGTTCTTTTGCTCTATTTCTTTATGCtgtttttatgttcttttatttcatttttattatgttcgctaaactcaccatgagtgagtagtttccttattctagaattaggagagtaacgcttgtaatcattattatggatgaatattgagttttatttattagattcgagttttgttctttgatttgatttcttgtgttcttaatgcatgctatgtgttggtacccacctagctatgatctaagatactaattgaagaactaaaaggtGAATATTGGTATTGGAAAATTAGGATTTTAAACCTAGGAAATCTAATCTAGAGATAGGctaatgacctttgtggagttccataattaatcataaatcttaaaggatttttattaggactaatcaccaacaaaagtagggtttagctctaattgaaacATACCTTAGATGCCTTGaaagaggacttaggatatcttaggattaatttccatcaaagcaacgatcctcaattcaatgaataaacaagattaaatccataataaggttaaagtgtgaaatcttaattctggaatagttttaaatagattatttcattttTAGTTCATTAACCTTCTAGTCTTTAGTATTCAAAATAGATTAGTTTCACTCTCCTATTTTATTCGGTAGTTTAGACAGTCATAATTGATGTGTAGTTTAGTacttactaattaaattcctcgtgggacgatactctactcactactttattacttgttagtgatccgtgcacttgcagggtTAAAAAACTAACAAACAAATTTTTGGCACCGTTGCTGGggattttaattttagtaatattaagtgataggcaatttagctaatttaggcatttgtatttactatttaattttacttaatttgtttttattcttttattttctctcaggtGTTTGGTTTGGTGCATGACCAAAACAAAGTCAAAAGAAGAAGTCTTAGACTTGGATCCCGAAATAGATAGGACTCTAAGAATaatcaggagagaaaggaaacTTCAAGAACAAGATCAGAGAAATCTAGAAACTCCCATAATGGCTGACAATAACaatagaccaagactcttgagagattacagagCTCCATCTATCCAAAGATTCCAGCCCAGTGTTATAAGACCCACGGTGGAGGCcaacaattttgaattaaaaccgGTATAGCTCCAGATAATTCAACAGACCCAGTTTAGAGGTTCACCTACAAAAGATCCACACTACCACCTccaatgctttcttgccctatgtgacacattcaagatgaatggagtctctgatcaagctataagactcagagcattcccattctcccttcgagatagagtaaggaagtggttactttctcaaccagctggaacattcaccacttggaaagacctctcacaagcttttctggcaaggtattttccacctgcaaagactgcaaagttgagggttgaactcaacacctttaggcaaaaggaaggtgaatcactctatgacacatggcagagatataaagacctacagagggaatgtccacaccatggcatagaggattgactcctagttcagaatttctataatgggttattGCCCTCTATAAAGAGCACAGTAGATTCAACTATAGAAgatgacctaatggagaaaacagtaacacaagcacttgaacttctggagAGGTTCGCTTATCACAActacgagtggtcaaatgaaaggggaAACACTAGAAGAATAGCAGGGATCTTGGAAATGGAtatcctaagcatgataaatgctcagtttgaccagctcacaaaaaggcttgataaaatgcaagccaatgctaTAAGGATGAACAACCAACACTGCGATAACTGCAGAGGAGGGTGTATGACTTCAAAATGCAACAATTATAATGAACCCTCTATGGAACAACTAAACTATGTGAATAACAGAGGAAACTTCAATTAGAGGCAGCTCAACAATCCATACTCAAACacctacaaccctggatggagaaaccaccctaaCTTCTCATGGTCAAACTCACAGAATCAGCCCATGAACAAGCAGCAAaggtacaaaccaccagcaccccctaGGATTTCAAAATAGAGgacaaaactttgcacagccaccaccacctcctcaacctcaaTAGCTTGAACTAAAGttgactatggaatccatgatggagggCTTCCTAGCAGCCCAACAACAGCAAAATGAAATGATCAAGCAGCTAACTTCCAGAATGGATCAACTAGCCACCCACAACAAGATGCTTGAGAACCAAATTACTCAGTAGGTAAGTTCTTGAAGCAAGGCTACTAGTAAATTGCCGAGTAAACCAGAAATGAACCCTAAAGAGCACTGTAAGGTAGTTACCTTGAGGAGTGGTAGAACATTTGAAAAACAACCATTAGAGGGAAAATCAACTAAACAAACCCCTGATGAACCTGAAAACCAAACaaaggagaaagaagaagaagttaAAAAGGAGCAGGAGGAGGAAGCAAAGAAGGAGAAGAAGCTACCAGAGCCATATCAACCTCCTCTATCTTTTTCTCAGAGATTCCAAAAGGCTAAATTGGATaagcagtttggaaagttttAAGAAGTTTTGCAGAAACTCTACATTAACATTCCCTTCACAGAAGCACTTTCTCACATGTCATCCTACACCAAGTTCTTTAAAGAAATTCTATCAAAGAAGAAAAGGTTGGAAGACTATGAGACTGTTCCTCTTACAGAGGAATGCAGCGCCATACTGCAAAATAAACTACCACCAAAGctgaaggatccaggaagcttctccacacCTTGTCTTATTGGCAACATAACTATAGACAAGGCACTCTGTGACCTAGGTGCAAGTGTAAGTctgatgcctctatcaatatgtcaAAAGCCGGAGGTAGGAAAACTCAAACCCATAACAATTTCACTGCAACTGGCTCATCGATCTGTAAAGTACCCTGTGGGCATCCtagagaacatccctatcaaggtGGGAAAGTTTTTCATCCCAGTTGATTTTGTTGTTTTGGAAATAGAGGAAGATGCCCAAAttcctatcatcctgggaagacctttcttggcTATCACCAGAGCCATCAAAGATGTTAAGAATGGGCagttaactctcaaggtaggagacgaagaagtggaattcaacctgCTCAGAACAATGAAGCACAAACTTGAACCTGATGAGTGCTTAAAGGTTGACACAGTTGACAAGATAGCTGAAGAGGAATTTCAGCTAGCTATTCCAAAATCAGAGACATAAGCCTCAAACTCTTAATCCATTAGAACATTGTTACTAGAAATGTCTCAATGGATGACTACAGGAGAGAAGTCATAATGCATATAGGTCAATGCATAAGCGATTCCCTTAACAACATTTAGCCTCTTAAACTAATTAAACTCCATTGCTTGTTCATCATTGCTTAAAATATTTCTAAAACTTCCTCCTTTTATGAATTCATAAACCAAAAATAAGTGTTTAGCATGTGAACAAAAACCATATAACTTCACAATGCTTCGGTGACGTATGTTCATCAATGCACAAATCTCACTTTCAAACGCTTTGAGATCAATCATCTCTCCATTTTGTGATTGGTGAAGTTTCTTTACAGCAATTGCTGGACCTGTTGCAAGCAAAGCTTCATAGACAATTCCATATCCTCCTTCCCCAATGCAATACTTAGAGTTGAACTCTTTTGTAGCCTTAACAATTTTTTCATATTGCGTATGCCTATCATGACCTTACATTGCATAAATATCTTCACCACTTAGCTCCATTTCCTCTGAGTTAGCTTTTTTGTTTCTAATTCTTCAGGAAGAACAAAGAAACCCTCAACCAAGACAGTAAATAGAAATAATACACACGATGGGAATGACAATAGAAACATATTGTTAACATGTTTGGAAAGACCTTCTCTTGTTTGGTTAGATGGTATGgtattgtaatatatatatatatatatataaagattacTAAAATACCCTTTATTACTATTTTAAGTAtataaatagttttaaaatatttatttaaataaaatactaatttataaattatattattataaaaataattaaaggcacaatttattttttttaattaatcactaaatatgccttataaatatataattgaggctatataattagaattttatatattgttcatagaaaaaatggaaaataaaaattctaagccATGCAAAACCACCAATTTGGTGGTTTGaaaagttatggtaaaatgatagTTAGAAACCATCATTTTAGAAACCCAAATCACTATTTTAGGAAAAATCTTCCTAAATATATAGAGTAAATTACCCAACTATAGAGGAACACTCTTTGAGAATTTGTTCTTGCTGAGATTCAAGAACAATAGCTTTGAGCAATCTCCAAGCTGTTTGGGAATTGCTCCACTTATACTGTTAGTTGCCAAGTTAAGACGCTCAAGATCAGATAACAATGCAATTTCTTTAGGAATGCCACCTAAAAGTTCATTATCATCAAGAGAAAGTTTAAACAATATTAACTTCCCCAATTCCTTCGGAATCTTGCAAGGTGATTTGATGAAAGATTAAGTAATTCAATTGAGCTGCCATTCCGATGTCAGCCAGTATTATCTCTGAAATATTATTACTCGATATTTTAAGCATTAACAGTTTGGTGAAACCTTCCCATTTCCATGAAAGCTCACCACAGAATTTGTTACCACTCAAATGTATGAAGTTTAACTATAGGTAGATGCCAAAATCTTTAAATATATTTCCAATGAGTTGGTTGGCCTCGGGATGGAGCCTCAATAACCTACTACAATTTCTTAGGCTTCTTGAGATGGGACCGTTAAGTtatttgtaacgccctcactttatatAGTCCCTACATTcgactactccggtgacctaatatcagtccggataagtcaggatgtctggaactacacttcaatgataataaacaggcataaaatgatgaaataaataaaaaaaatacaagaaaaatacaagaaaaaataaaagagagaaagtgaaactaagttaaacgagctggcaccgaagagatgggtgaccgcactggaaagttacagccaggcaatagctgaccctgggaccgcagggaaccctcggaataaagtttcgagacataattaaagacttattgaagtataattgacattagaaatgttaaagaagattaaataattagtacaaaaaaaaacaaaaaatttaagaaaccgataaaaatcggtgctaccgaaaaattaggaaatgtaacccgaaaaggggcattttggtcatttgacacctagagttgccttttgacctcaatgtccattaaaaatgagtgatagcacactttgaaaatgtcatgaaaatttaaaattgtggtacataatataaatgatgaaagaaatgggatataaattgaataattaaaactttaacatataatattaattaatcaaacttaagtggagcactaagggatatTTAAACATAttaagggacatgtgtatgtccactaaacTTTCAGTTTCTGCATTCATCTTCTCCAGCCGAATTGAAGACCCAATTTTCCTCCATAGCCGAATTCTTCACAAGCTTCATacctccaccattttcaactcaAACCCCAAAGCTTGCTTCACTAACTTTGCTCCCCACATAACAACGAAGAgattgatggtaatttgaagGGGATTAGTTGAGGTTTGATCATGCTCCATAACAAGGTAAGTGCTAgtttcttaaaatttcttaagTAAAAGTTGTGTTAAGCTTGAGACAAGTTAAATGGTTAAGAAATTGTGAGGAAATGTTTGAGTTTTGCTACACCatgattttggcagccatgaaacttggTTTACTTGAGTTTGTTTCTTACCTCAAatagatgggaattaaggttgattaactcaaattgaagtgtagcaagttaatgcccatgtatatatatgttagtgcttgaaattagaagtttaaaaagggaattgaaaaccttagtaaactgccatggttggtagcttgtaaacccttgaatttgtatgtgaattgatgaaaattattcatgaaatatgatagagttgaattgggggcagtatgtgtgtatttgttatgaaagtgtatgtgacaatttggtgagtatatatattgaatttgggttggctTACATGTTGAATATTAATGGAGTATTCTGTACCTTGAaatcttgagtattctgcccaatttactttgctagaattgtgctgaataaatatagaagtgccaagaatgaatattgaagtattgggaggaggaggattgccaaattgggagtgtaaattctcttatgcaggttgtgattgttagcagtgtataaattaggttataagtataaagttgtgactccaattggtatgaggccaattggaggtgaaactaaacataaaataggccaactttcttgTAGAtgtgttgcccaaattctgcctag belongs to Hevea brasiliensis isolate MT/VB/25A 57/8 chromosome 4, ASM3005281v1, whole genome shotgun sequence and includes:
- the LOC131179401 gene encoding uncharacterized protein LOC131179401 — encoded protein: MSSYTKFFKEILSKKKRLEDYETVPLTEECSAILQNKLPPKLKDPGSFSTPCLIGNITIDKALCDLGASVSLMPLSICQKPEVGKLKPITISLQLAHRSVKYPVGILENIPIKVGKFFIPVDFVVLEIEEDAQIPIILGRPFLAITRAIKDVKNGQLTLKVGDEEVEFNLLRTMKHKLEPDECLKVDTVDKIAEEEFQLAIPKSET